GGGCGCCGCTGATAAGTTAGGTCGAGAAAGTTTAGCGCCTTGATTTCGTTGGCGTTGAGTCGCTGAACACCGAGGATAGACGGCGCTGTATCCCCGTCAGGGGCGCGGCCGGGGTGGTCCGTGCGGCCGCCAGCGGCCGTCGGGAAAGCCTTGGCGGCGGGCTCAACGCTCGTGTCGGCCCGTTGCGGACACCCGCTCGGGAACGCATCATCGGGCGATGCGGGCGCCCGACGAATTTCACACCGAGCGATTGCGCCTCCGTCCGGTCAGACGCACCGACGCGGAGGAGATCTTTCGAACCTACGCCAGCGAGGCCGCGCCGACGCGCTTCATGCCGTTCGAACGCCATCGCGACATCGCCGAGAGCGTGGCCTTCGCCGAGCGCTGCGAGGAAAGTCGCAAGTCGGGCGCGGCCTTCCCGTGGGCCGTCACCGACAAGACCTCCGGCACGCTGATGGGCGTCCTGGAGCTTCGATTGGCGCCGCCGAAGGCCGATTTCGGCTACATTTTCGGAGAGCCGTTCTGGGGTCGCGGCTTCGCCGGCGAGGCCGCATCGGCCGTGGTCGCCTGGGCGATCGCCCAGCCCGAGATCTTCCGCGTATGGGCGACTTGCCACCCCGGCAACGCGGCCTCCGCCGCCGTCCTTCGCAAGGCCGGACTGAGTTACGAAGCGACGCTGGCCAACTGGGAGTCGCGCCCTCAGCTCGACGAGATCGCGGGGTCAAGCGACTGTTATGCGCTGACGAGGCCGCCGCGCTGACCTTCGGGTCGACCGAGGTTGCTGGCTTACGTCCCTCAAAAAGGCGCCTCGGCGAGGCCGGAAGGGCGAGAAAGCCGGCGCCCGATGTCGGCCTGAGCCCTCCCCAGCCGTCCTCGGCTCAAACACCCCAATGCCGGAGCCGCCGCCATGTCCTTCCAAGCCTATCTCGACACCATCCAAGCCAAGACCGGTCTCGACGCCGAGGGCCTGAAGACGGCGGCCGACGCCGTCGGGCTGTCGGCGGGCGGGGCGCTCAAACCCGGGGTGAAGGCCGGCCAGGTGGTGGCCTGGGGCAAGGACGAGCTGGGCCTGGGCCATGGGCACGCCATGGCGATCTACGCCCTGCTGTCGGGCAAGCGGGGGCCCGGCGACTGATGGCCGGGCCGAGGGGCCGCCCTCGTCCTTCGACAGGCTCAGGATGAGGGCTACTGTTGCGGCGGTCGAATTTGAATTCCTCATCCTGAGCTTGTCGAAGGACGAGGAATTCACGCCCCCTCACCCCGTGATCGGCGACAGGGCCTTCAGTTCGTCCAGGCCCTTCACGCTGTTCTTGGCCCAGCTCTTCATCTGCATGGCGAAGTCGGCCCGGTTGCTGACCCGGGTGCGCCATTCCATCGTGAAGTCGTCGATGGTGCGGCTGTCGACCGCCCGGCCCAGCAGGGCGCCGGTCACCGAGTCGCGCGCCTCGACCACCAGGGTCGCCCCACCCGCGTCGCGGGTGTAGGTGCGCACGTTCATGGCGCTCTGGACGTCCGGCGCGCTGACGGTGATGTCGACCAGGGCCGTGCGCACCCGCAGGACGTCCGGCGCGGGGTCGGTCACCACCG
The window above is part of the Caulobacter soli genome. Proteins encoded here:
- a CDS encoding GNAT family N-acetyltransferase codes for the protein MRAPDEFHTERLRLRPVRRTDAEEIFRTYASEAAPTRFMPFERHRDIAESVAFAERCEESRKSGAAFPWAVTDKTSGTLMGVLELRLAPPKADFGYIFGEPFWGRGFAGEAASAVVAWAIAQPEIFRVWATCHPGNAASAAVLRKAGLSYEATLANWESRPQLDEIAGSSDCYALTRPPR
- a CDS encoding DUF4287 domain-containing protein, whose amino-acid sequence is MSFQAYLDTIQAKTGLDAEGLKTAADAVGLSAGGALKPGVKAGQVVAWGKDELGLGHGHAMAIYALLSGKRGPGD